In a single window of the Niabella ginsenosidivorans genome:
- a CDS encoding FecR family protein, which translates to MINSNLEELLQKFATGKINPAELAELQRLMMDDAAMDVLDAFLQKAYQDPSLAVKNDFDKQQAFKTIGRRLRSSSKRGVRPSFIRKRMIYAALGTAAMLLLGWIVLYFFLQPQPVQSNKEAVAVSGDIYAPQANRATVTMSDGTVMYLDSAGNGQLATQAATRLIKLANGVIAYEMSGQKAPSTAPVYNTINNPRGSRVINIILSDGSKIWLNAGSSITYPVVFADSERQVQLKGEGYFEVAKNEHKKFIVTSANTITEVLGTHFNINAYEDERAIKITLLEGRVAIGVPGVSGKTALTPGMQARVVNNTLRTLRNVDVRSETAWKDGYFSFHNADMKEVLRQLARWYDLTVEYRGVIPDREFEGEMQQDLMLSQALKILEKNKVNFKTEGKKIIIMP; encoded by the coding sequence ATGATCAATTCAAACTTGGAAGAACTGCTGCAGAAATTTGCAACGGGTAAAATAAATCCGGCAGAGCTGGCAGAATTGCAGCGCCTGATGATGGACGATGCTGCTATGGATGTGCTGGACGCTTTTTTGCAAAAAGCATATCAGGACCCGTCTTTGGCAGTAAAGAATGATTTTGACAAGCAGCAGGCATTCAAAACAATCGGGCGTCGTTTAAGATCGTCTTCAAAAAGGGGTGTAAGACCTTCCTTTATAAGAAAGCGTATGATTTATGCCGCGTTAGGTACAGCAGCAATGCTCCTGTTAGGCTGGATCGTGTTGTATTTCTTTTTGCAGCCCCAACCGGTACAAAGCAATAAAGAAGCGGTTGCGGTTTCCGGAGATATTTATGCGCCGCAAGCCAACCGGGCAACCGTTACTATGTCAGACGGCACAGTAATGTACCTGGACAGCGCCGGTAACGGGCAGCTGGCCACACAGGCAGCTACCCGGCTTATAAAATTAGCAAATGGCGTCATCGCCTATGAAATGTCCGGGCAAAAAGCACCATCCACGGCCCCTGTTTATAATACGATCAACAACCCGAGGGGCAGCAGGGTCATCAATATTATATTAAGTGATGGATCAAAAATATGGCTGAATGCAGGCAGCTCCATTACCTACCCGGTAGTATTTGCAGATAGCGAAAGGCAGGTGCAGCTTAAAGGAGAAGGGTATTTTGAAGTAGCAAAAAATGAGCATAAAAAATTTATTGTAACATCTGCTAATACCATTACAGAGGTATTAGGTACCCACTTTAACATAAATGCTTATGAAGATGAACGGGCTATAAAAATAACGCTTTTAGAAGGCCGTGTAGCAATAGGCGTGCCCGGTGTTTCAGGCAAAACAGCGCTGACGCCCGGTATGCAGGCCCGGGTGGTAAATAACACACTGCGTACGCTGAGAAACGTGGATGTAAGATCGGAAACCGCCTGGAAGGACGGCTATTTCTCTTTTCATAATGCTGATATGAAAGAGGTGCTGCGCCAGTTAGCCCGTTGGTACGATTTAACGGTGGAGTACAGAGGCGTTATCCCCGACAGGGAATTTGAGGGAGAAATGCAACAGGACCTGATGCTGTCGCAGGCTTTGAAAATACTGGAAAAAAATAAAGTCAATTTTAAAACAGAAGGGAAAAAAATTATCATTATGCCATAA
- a CDS encoding M14 family metallopeptidase, translating into MVKRKIIGSFLLLTVFVLNTVAQKITSPKEFFGFNIGDNYRLANYSQTEKYFQLVTKQSERALITEIGKTEEGRTQYMMIVSSPENLKHLEAYRQISQKLARAEISASEAAALAQKGKAVVWIDGGLHATETVGSQQLIQLYYELLTRNDAEMKHILDHVIILLSEVNPDGQELVANWYMQEKDSSKRNMLIPRVYNKYIGHDNNRDFYMMNMKETQNITRQHYLEWMPQIIYNHHQSGPAGSVIAGPPYRAPFNYDYDPLLMTQIDGVAASMINRLNVENKPGYTRLEGSSFNGWWDGGLRTAPYYHNMIGLLTEIIGNPTPSAIPLVPKRLLPDNATPFPVMPQAWTFQKSIDYSMSLNYGVLDYAARMKDKLLYNIYQMGRNSIKKGSEDTWTVQSYKIDTLLAAYERDRKSGRAKDNVSGWGERSLPVSYFDQYIKAKELRDPRGYIIPADQPDFPTAVRFINALLQSGLKVFRSTGAFSVAGKSYPEGSYIVKTNQAFRPHVLDMFEPQNYPNDFQYPGGPPIRPYDVTGWTLAFQMGIQFDRIMEDFSGPFEQVPYGNLQTPPALAIPAARDGFLLSAAVNNSFILVNDLLKAGVDVFRVKDAIQGLPAGSFYIPAKGFAVLKTGNTALGVPIMAASAVPGNKEKINKARIALFDYYGGSIPSGWTRWLLEQFHYSFTVIYPQDIDAGNLKDKYDVILFMNDGLPAADTTAATRRRTGPKPDRVPQEYQKMLGSFTLEKSLPQVKAFLEGGGKVITTGNNTALAYHLKLPVTNALVKTNKEGKTVPLKGDEYYIPTSILEVNINTGSPANYGLPSTTDIVFNNSPVFKLPAPSDRIEVLASFDSNRDALRSGWAWGQSYLKGGIAAFKATVNKGVFYAFGPEITFRGQAHGTFKMLFNELYQ; encoded by the coding sequence ATGGTGAAAAGAAAAATTATCGGATCTTTTCTTTTGCTGACTGTTTTTGTGCTGAATACCGTTGCGCAAAAGATCACGTCGCCCAAAGAGTTTTTTGGTTTTAATATAGGGGATAATTACCGTTTGGCTAATTATAGCCAAACGGAAAAATACTTTCAGCTGGTTACCAAACAGTCAGAGAGGGCGTTGATTACAGAGATTGGTAAAACAGAAGAGGGGAGAACGCAATATATGATGATTGTTTCTTCACCGGAGAATTTGAAACATCTGGAAGCATACCGGCAGATTTCACAAAAGCTGGCAAGGGCAGAGATAAGTGCTTCGGAAGCGGCAGCGCTGGCGCAAAAGGGGAAGGCGGTAGTGTGGATAGATGGCGGGCTGCATGCTACGGAAACAGTGGGTTCGCAGCAATTGATCCAGCTGTATTATGAGCTGCTGACGCGCAATGACGCGGAGATGAAGCATATTCTGGATCATGTGATCATCCTTTTGTCGGAGGTAAACCCCGACGGGCAGGAGCTGGTAGCCAACTGGTATATGCAGGAAAAGGATTCCTCCAAAAGAAATATGCTGATTCCGCGGGTGTATAATAAATACATTGGTCATGATAATAACCGCGATTTCTATATGATGAACATGAAGGAAACGCAAAATATTACACGTCAGCATTACCTGGAATGGATGCCGCAGATCATTTATAACCATCATCAATCCGGTCCTGCAGGATCTGTGATTGCAGGCCCGCCGTATCGTGCGCCGTTCAATTATGATTATGACCCGTTGCTGATGACCCAGATAGACGGGGTGGCGGCCTCAATGATCAACCGGTTAAACGTGGAAAACAAACCCGGGTATACCCGGCTGGAAGGCTCTTCATTCAACGGATGGTGGGATGGAGGTTTGCGCACTGCGCCTTATTACCATAACATGATCGGCCTGTTAACTGAAATTATTGGTAATCCTACGCCTTCTGCTATTCCCCTGGTGCCGAAACGCCTTTTGCCGGACAATGCTACTCCCTTTCCTGTAATGCCCCAGGCCTGGACCTTTCAAAAGTCGATTGATTATTCCATGTCGTTAAATTACGGGGTATTGGATTATGCCGCGCGGATGAAGGATAAACTGCTGTATAACATTTACCAGATGGGCCGGAACTCCATAAAAAAAGGATCTGAAGATACCTGGACGGTACAGTCGTATAAAATTGATACGTTGCTGGCAGCCTATGAACGGGATAGGAAATCAGGAAGAGCTAAAGACAATGTATCGGGCTGGGGTGAGCGGAGTTTGCCGGTCAGCTACTTTGATCAGTATATAAAAGCAAAGGAATTGAGAGACCCGCGGGGGTATATTATTCCTGCAGACCAGCCAGATTTTCCTACAGCCGTCCGGTTCATAAATGCCTTGTTGCAATCAGGGCTTAAGGTATTTCGCTCAACCGGTGCATTCAGCGTAGCAGGAAAATCCTACCCTGAAGGATCTTATATTGTTAAAACGAACCAGGCATTCCGGCCGCATGTGCTGGACATGTTTGAGCCGCAGAATTACCCCAATGATTTTCAATACCCCGGCGGTCCTCCCATCCGGCCTTATGATGTAACGGGGTGGACGTTGGCTTTTCAAATGGGCATACAGTTTGACCGTATTATGGAAGATTTTTCAGGTCCGTTTGAACAGGTACCTTATGGCAACCTGCAAACACCTCCGGCCTTGGCAATTCCTGCCGCTAGAGACGGCTTCCTGCTGAGCGCAGCTGTAAATAATTCGTTCATCCTGGTCAATGATCTTTTAAAAGCAGGAGTTGATGTATTTCGTGTAAAAGATGCCATACAGGGATTACCCGCCGGGTCCTTTTATATTCCGGCGAAAGGGTTTGCTGTATTGAAGACCGGTAATACTGCTTTAGGTGTTCCCATAATGGCAGCTTCCGCTGTTCCCGGCAATAAGGAAAAAATAAACAAAGCCCGTATAGCCTTATTTGATTATTATGGCGGCTCTATACCTTCTGGCTGGACGCGCTGGCTGCTGGAGCAATTTCACTATTCCTTTACGGTGATCTACCCGCAGGATATTGATGCAGGAAACCTGAAAGACAAATACGATGTCATACTCTTTATGAATGACGGGCTGCCTGCTGCGGATACAACGGCTGCAACCCGGCGCAGAACGGGCCCAAAGCCGGATCGGGTGCCGCAGGAATACCAGAAAATGCTGGGTAGTTTTACGCTGGAGAAATCGCTTCCGCAGGTAAAGGCGTTTTTAGAAGGTGGGGGTAAGGTTATTACAACCGGTAATAATACAGCCCTTGCCTATCATTTAAAGCTGCCTGTAACCAATGCCCTGGTAAAAACCAATAAGGAAGGAAAAACAGTGCCCTTGAAAGGTGATGAATACTATATACCTACCAGTATACTGGAAGTCAATATCAATACAGGATCCCCGGCAAATTACGGGTTGCCGTCCACAACTGATATTGTATTTAACAACAGCCCCGTTTTTAAATTACCGGCTCCTTCTGACCGTATTGAGGTCTTGGCTTCTTTTGATAGTAACAGGGACGCGCTGAGAAGCGGCTGGGCCTGGGGGCAGTCTTATTTAAAAGGAGGCATTGCTGCGTTTAAAGCAACAGTGAATAAAGGTGTATTTTATGCTTTTGGGCCTGAAATTACTTTTAGGGGACAGGCGCACGGCACTTTCAAAATGTTATTTAACGAGCTGTATCAATAA
- a CDS encoding anthranilate synthase component I family protein, whose protein sequence is MKKIRIQTEVQSMLADVFTPVGIYLRLRDRFRDTILLESADNNATNNSWSFIGVNAIAGIEIISGDTIDLKLPGQTAEKIQLSGTQKITEVLTGFMEHFEIEKNEEREARYAQGLYGYTTYDAIQFFETIPNSRFKNSREDIPLMRYRLYQYVIAINHFKDAMYILENRMEGLPSDKPALLSLIMGKDVPVYPFRAVGEESSNMTDEEHRAMVRKGIAHCHRGDVFQIVLSRRFRQKFTGDEFNVYRALRNINPSPYLFFFDYGDYKLMGSSPESQLIINRRKATIHPIAGTIKRTGDDKTDAEQTRLLENDPKENAEHVMLVDLARNDLSRGCGDVHVSHFKEPQYYSHVIHLVSEVNGTVYPDTSPFDLFGKTFPAGTLSGAPKIKAMELISALEPTARSFYGGAIGFMGFDGSCNQAIMIRSFLSRGNTLTRQAGGGIVAASNPEGELQEVINKLGALKKAITEAEKIV, encoded by the coding sequence ATGAAAAAGATAAGAATCCAAACCGAAGTACAGTCCATGCTGGCGGATGTCTTTACGCCGGTGGGCATTTATCTGCGGCTGCGCGACCGTTTCCGCGACACCATATTGCTGGAAAGTGCAGATAATAATGCCACCAACAACAGCTGGTCCTTTATTGGTGTGAACGCCATTGCGGGCATAGAGATCATTTCCGGGGACACCATTGATCTGAAATTACCGGGGCAAACCGCCGAAAAAATCCAGCTTTCCGGAACGCAAAAGATCACAGAAGTGCTGACCGGATTTATGGAGCATTTTGAGATAGAAAAAAATGAAGAACGGGAGGCACGCTATGCACAGGGTTTATATGGCTATACCACTTATGATGCTATCCAGTTTTTTGAAACTATTCCTAACAGCCGGTTTAAAAACAGCAGGGAAGATATCCCGCTGATGCGTTATCGCCTGTATCAGTACGTTATTGCGATCAATCATTTTAAAGATGCGATGTATATACTGGAGAACAGAATGGAGGGCCTTCCGAGCGATAAACCGGCACTGCTTTCATTGATTATGGGAAAAGATGTTCCGGTATACCCCTTCCGGGCAGTAGGTGAAGAAAGCTCCAATATGACCGATGAGGAGCACAGGGCCATGGTGCGAAAAGGCATCGCCCATTGTCATCGCGGGGATGTGTTCCAGATCGTATTAAGCCGGAGATTCAGGCAAAAATTTACCGGTGATGAATTTAACGTATACCGGGCATTACGGAATATTAACCCTTCTCCTTATTTGTTTTTCTTTGATTACGGTGATTATAAACTGATGGGCTCATCACCGGAATCTCAATTGATCATCAATCGCAGAAAGGCCACTATTCATCCTATAGCGGGCACTATTAAACGTACGGGCGATGATAAGACTGATGCAGAGCAAACCCGGCTGCTGGAAAATGATCCCAAGGAAAACGCAGAGCATGTAATGCTGGTAGATCTTGCAAGGAACGACCTGAGCCGGGGTTGCGGAGATGTACATGTAAGCCATTTTAAAGAGCCGCAGTATTACTCCCATGTAATCCACCTGGTAAGCGAGGTAAACGGAACCGTATACCCCGATACCAGCCCTTTTGATCTGTTTGGAAAAACATTCCCCGCCGGTACCCTGAGCGGAGCGCCAAAAATAAAAGCGATGGAGCTCATCAGCGCACTGGAACCTACGGCCCGCAGCTTCTATGGCGGTGCCATCGGGTTTATGGGTTTCGACGGAAGCTGCAACCAGGCCATTATGATCCGCAGCTTCCTGAGCCGCGGAAATACCTTAACAAGACAGGCCGGCGGAGGCATTGTAGCCGCCAGTAACCCGGAAGGAGAACTGCAGGAGGTCATTAACAAACTGGGAGCCTTAAAAAAGGCGATTACTGAAGCAGAAAAGATCGTTTAA
- a CDS encoding anthranilate synthase component II — protein MKLLVFDNYDSFTYNLVHMVEKILHQKVDVFRNDQIPLEAVKQYDKIILSPGPGLPEESGLLLPLIKEYAASKSILGVCLGQQAIGEVFGGTLYNLPKVYHGIATNCTVIKRMGPLFNGIPDHFEIGRYHSWVVSRENFPEELEITAVDDNDMIMALQHKQYDVQGVQFHPESVLTPMGETIIRNWLKD, from the coding sequence ATGAAACTACTCGTTTTTGATAATTATGATTCCTTCACTTATAACCTGGTGCATATGGTAGAGAAGATCCTGCACCAGAAAGTAGATGTGTTCCGGAATGACCAGATCCCGCTGGAAGCGGTCAAACAATATGATAAAATTATTTTATCACCAGGGCCGGGTCTGCCGGAAGAGTCGGGATTATTATTACCACTGATAAAAGAATATGCAGCTTCCAAATCCATATTAGGCGTTTGTTTGGGGCAACAGGCAATCGGCGAAGTATTTGGCGGTACTTTGTATAACCTGCCAAAAGTGTATCATGGTATTGCTACCAACTGCACTGTCATTAAGCGTATGGGGCCCCTGTTTAATGGAATTCCGGATCATTTTGAGATAGGTCGTTACCATTCCTGGGTGGTATCCCGAGAAAATTTTCCGGAAGAGCTGGAAATAACGGCTGTTGATGATAACGATATGATCATGGCATTGCAACATAAGCAATATGATGTACAGGGGGTACAGTTTCACCCGGAAAGCGTATTAACGCCGATGGGGGAAACGATTATCCGGAACTGGCTGAAGGATTAA
- a CDS encoding RagB/SusD family nutrient uptake outer membrane protein, with the protein MNNGYRFLLIIALAGIVSGGCKKNFLETKSTEKVDEEVIFRDTKTALAAVNGLHKLMWTADLSTTAFYGGYDMLMIWYEVMGEDLVYTYSNAQFQTQAQWATHRKPTVGSVEHFYRLLQYFVTNANMIINRVDDLEGPQSEKDNIKGQALFYRAFGYFTMVQMYGERYRPGGNNTQLGIVLRNDNSTEPRARATVEEVYQQINNDLDAAIQALEATSVERPNKSHINVHVARGLKARVLLTQGKWLEAAQMAKLVVEQSGAQLQADTYTTVNNRFSDQANTEWLWGSKPLLAQGKQLTHFHGYMSNENVSYNQNTPRAIYNLLYNRISGTDVRKSIWFPMAVVPSVTPRPLVPPSTNSKYANYMANKFIVTDPQTIGERDIPFMRLPEMMLVEAEGYARAGGHDAEAADALYPLAHQRDPDYQRSVNSGENLIDEIMFQRRVELWGEGFRFLDLKRLNMPLDRGAAPRPGYNQGNWSNSMTSMPVNVDPLASNFNMYGNGTVIGEANRYRAADSNDWQWVLPESEIQLNPLCVQNPL; encoded by the coding sequence ATGAATAACGGATACAGGTTCTTACTTATAATAGCTTTGGCAGGCATTGTTTCAGGAGGTTGCAAAAAGAATTTCCTCGAAACAAAATCAACAGAGAAAGTAGATGAAGAGGTGATCTTTAGGGATACAAAAACAGCCCTGGCAGCTGTAAATGGTTTGCATAAGCTTATGTGGACGGCTGATCTGTCCACCACCGCTTTTTATGGCGGGTATGATATGCTGATGATCTGGTACGAGGTAATGGGGGAAGATTTAGTATATACGTACTCGAATGCACAGTTTCAAACGCAGGCACAGTGGGCAACACATCGTAAACCTACCGTTGGTAGTGTGGAACATTTCTACCGTTTATTGCAATACTTTGTGACCAATGCCAATATGATCATTAACCGTGTAGATGATCTTGAAGGTCCGCAAAGCGAGAAAGACAATATCAAGGGACAGGCGCTGTTTTACAGGGCCTTTGGCTATTTTACAATGGTACAGATGTATGGAGAGCGGTACCGCCCCGGAGGTAATAACACACAGTTGGGCATCGTATTACGCAACGATAATTCTACGGAGCCCAGGGCAAGGGCAACGGTTGAAGAAGTGTACCAGCAAATTAACAATGATTTGGACGCGGCCATTCAGGCGCTGGAGGCCACTTCTGTTGAACGGCCTAATAAATCGCACATCAATGTACACGTAGCGCGTGGCCTGAAGGCACGTGTATTGCTGACACAGGGAAAGTGGCTGGAGGCTGCACAAATGGCTAAACTTGTCGTAGAACAATCCGGTGCACAGTTACAGGCCGATACCTATACTACTGTTAATAACCGGTTTAGTGATCAGGCCAATACCGAATGGCTGTGGGGCTCCAAGCCCTTACTGGCGCAGGGAAAGCAGTTGACCCATTTTCATGGGTACATGTCCAATGAAAACGTGAGTTACAATCAGAATACGCCACGTGCCATTTATAATTTACTGTATAACCGTATTTCCGGTACGGATGTACGGAAATCAATATGGTTTCCTATGGCCGTTGTTCCTTCTGTAACACCGCGCCCGCTGGTGCCGCCTTCCACCAATTCAAAATATGCCAATTATATGGCGAATAAGTTTATTGTTACGGATCCGCAAACAATAGGGGAAAGGGACATTCCTTTTATGCGGCTTCCTGAAATGATGCTGGTTGAGGCCGAAGGGTATGCCCGTGCGGGTGGTCATGATGCAGAAGCGGCTGATGCTTTATACCCCCTGGCACACCAGCGCGATCCCGATTACCAGCGGTCTGTGAATTCCGGCGAAAACCTGATTGATGAAATCATGTTCCAGCGCAGGGTTGAATTGTGGGGAGAAGGGTTCCGGTTTTTAGATTTAAAAAGGCTGAATATGCCGCTGGACAGGGGGGCTGCTCCCCGCCCCGGTTATAACCAGGGCAATTGGTCAAACAGTATGACATCCATGCCGGTGAATGTTGATCCCCTGGCTTCCAATTTTAATATGTATGGTAATGGTACCGTAATAGGTGAGGCCAACCGTTACCGTGCAGCCGATAGTAATGACTGGCAATGGGTTTTGCCCGAAAGTGAAATACAGCTGAACCCGCTTTGTGTGCAAAACCCTTTGTAA
- a CDS encoding SusC/RagA family TonB-linked outer membrane protein has product MLTVLFFQASATGRAQNITITGTDLPVKKVFSLIKDQTGYVFFYDAGLLKRSHTVTLRLANAPINVVMEDVCKTQPFTWVLENKTITLVERPLAAPARGKEPLKPLPATAWPVKGTVKDAEGNPLHGVSVTVKGSNRGVSTNSAGEFSLEVISENSELVFSMVGYTSQTVAVKGRSIINITLTLNENKADEVVVVAYGTAKKGAYTGAAAQINADKFDERPLTNVTSALLGEVSGVQVGTANGQPGSEPNIYIRGIGTISSSVSSAPLIVLNGMPYDNPINTINPNDIESLTVLKDASSAALYGARAANGVILIQTKGGKMNRQVVNFKLNQGFTAPQTNDYKKMDVADYLLVNWESTRNLLIKNGMQPDEAAQSAAKNLITNNLKYNPFNVPDDQVVDANGKLNPNAQFMWGDDMDWMDAIQQTGMRTDAAVSVGGGNNKSDYYLSAGYLSEKGYVIGSEFDRYTINGNINSRITSFLKIGGTVNGTLSKMKGQQNESSGNNSNPFRFVRYIGPIYPIHVHDPVTKDYVLNSNGERVYDFGTGYPISSTLNAPSRDYVGGSNPALELQNIYDGYKRNLLNAKVYSEFQVMEGLKFTMNGAVSADARLNSSASVVYPEKQNSGSVTKSNSFTTTWTFNQLLSYTKKMGKHHIDVLVGHESYDYEYNYLLAQMSDQKFIDDNYELPNYSVPGDEDSRTDKYRTEGYLSRVNYDFNNRYFLSASIRRDGTSRFYKDYRWGTFYSIGAGWRLDQEPFIKDLAFIDLLKLRASYGGVGNDDIGTYYAWQASYEPATNGLEPGYIRERVLNSQSLQWEVSHSSDFALEFGMFRNRLSGSVEFFNRQSSNLLFRVPQAPDAGLTYAYQNAGSMYNRGVELTINGQPVKIKDFTWSLGFNTTYLKNKITELPIDPYNENVFRIEKGHSRYEFYLRQWAGVDPATGSSIYVPEAEVLNAYLNEPDPAKRSASIVNVNGKYYTTKVAEALYDWSGVSMPAFSGGINTGFSWKGLTLTLLFNYQLGGKMYDIGYSNLMTGPSGSALIGSTRHVDILNRWQKPGDITNVPRLEDFSDPDLNAATSTRWLISSDMLELANITLGYDIPKRILDRYKAQGLKIYASADNAFLATKRQGVYPRRNIFSGYSSNVDVYLPSRVFTLGLNLTF; this is encoded by the coding sequence ATGCTTACAGTTCTTTTTTTTCAGGCCTCAGCAACCGGCAGGGCCCAAAATATTACCATTACCGGAACTGACCTGCCGGTGAAAAAGGTATTCTCATTAATTAAAGACCAGACAGGGTACGTATTTTTTTATGATGCGGGGTTATTAAAAAGATCGCATACGGTAACGCTTAGACTGGCCAATGCGCCTATCAATGTTGTAATGGAGGATGTATGCAAAACCCAGCCCTTTACATGGGTGCTTGAGAACAAAACGATCACCCTGGTAGAACGGCCGTTGGCTGCACCTGCACGCGGTAAGGAACCGCTAAAACCATTGCCTGCTACAGCCTGGCCGGTAAAAGGAACGGTAAAAGATGCGGAAGGAAATCCGCTTCACGGCGTTTCGGTTACCGTAAAAGGCAGCAACAGGGGCGTTTCAACCAACAGCGCAGGTGAGTTTTCGTTGGAGGTGATTTCGGAAAACAGCGAGCTGGTCTTCTCTATGGTGGGCTATACATCTCAAACAGTAGCGGTAAAAGGACGCAGTATTATTAATATTACCCTTACGCTTAACGAGAATAAGGCAGACGAAGTGGTGGTGGTAGCGTATGGTACAGCAAAAAAAGGCGCATATACCGGGGCCGCCGCCCAGATTAATGCAGATAAATTTGATGAGCGCCCGCTTACCAATGTTACCAGCGCCCTTTTGGGCGAAGTGTCTGGTGTGCAGGTGGGTACCGCAAACGGACAACCGGGCTCTGAGCCTAATATTTATATCAGGGGCATTGGTACCATTTCATCAAGTGTTAGTTCCGCTCCGCTTATCGTTTTGAACGGCATGCCTTATGATAATCCCATTAATACCATCAACCCAAACGATATTGAAAGTTTAACTGTGCTGAAAGATGCCTCTTCAGCTGCATTATATGGCGCACGGGCTGCCAATGGTGTTATCCTTATCCAAACGAAAGGAGGGAAGATGAACCGCCAGGTGGTTAATTTTAAACTGAACCAGGGATTTACAGCACCCCAGACAAATGATTATAAAAAAATGGATGTGGCCGATTATCTTTTAGTAAACTGGGAAAGCACCCGCAATTTGCTGATCAAAAACGGGATGCAACCCGATGAGGCCGCTCAGTCAGCAGCAAAGAATCTTATTACCAATAATCTGAAGTATAATCCGTTCAATGTTCCGGATGACCAGGTTGTGGACGCCAACGGGAAATTAAACCCAAACGCGCAATTTATGTGGGGCGATGATATGGATTGGATGGACGCTATTCAGCAAACAGGAATGCGCACCGATGCAGCTGTAAGTGTTGGCGGTGGCAACAATAAATCGGATTATTACCTTTCTGCCGGTTATTTGTCTGAAAAAGGGTATGTTATTGGTTCCGAATTTGACCGGTATACAATAAACGGGAATATCAATTCCCGGATCACTTCCTTTTTAAAGATCGGAGGAACTGTTAATGGTACTTTAAGCAAAATGAAAGGGCAGCAGAATGAAAGTTCAGGCAATAACAGCAACCCCTTTCGTTTTGTACGGTATATAGGGCCGATCTATCCCATTCATGTTCATGATCCTGTTACAAAAGATTATGTGCTGAACTCCAATGGAGAGCGTGTTTATGATTTTGGAACGGGCTACCCCATTTCAAGTACGTTAAATGCACCTTCCCGCGATTATGTGGGTGGTTCTAACCCTGCGCTTGAATTACAGAATATTTACGATGGATATAAACGGAATTTGCTGAACGCCAAAGTATATTCGGAATTTCAGGTTATGGAAGGGCTTAAGTTTACAATGAACGGGGCAGTAAGCGCTGATGCCCGTTTAAATTCCTCGGCTTCGGTAGTATATCCTGAAAAGCAAAACAGCGGCAGCGTTACCAAGTCCAATTCCTTTACCACTACCTGGACCTTTAATCAACTGCTTTCCTATACTAAAAAAATGGGGAAGCATCATATTGATGTATTGGTGGGGCATGAAAGCTATGATTACGAATATAATTATTTACTGGCTCAAATGTCTGACCAGAAGTTCATCGATGATAATTACGAGCTTCCCAATTATTCAGTACCGGGAGATGAAGATTCCAGGACCGATAAATATCGTACAGAAGGATACCTTTCCAGGGTGAACTATGATTTTAACAACCGGTATTTTCTTTCAGCGTCCATTCGCCGTGACGGCACATCCCGGTTTTATAAAGATTACCGGTGGGGCACATTTTATTCAATAGGTGCGGGGTGGCGCCTGGACCAGGAGCCTTTTATAAAGGATTTAGCGTTTATTGACCTGTTGAAACTGCGGGCCTCATACGGCGGAGTGGGCAATGATGATATTGGTACTTATTATGCCTGGCAGGCTTCTTATGAGCCGGCTACCAATGGCCTGGAGCCGGGGTATATCCGGGAACGGGTATTGAACAGCCAGTCTTTGCAATGGGAAGTGTCACACAGCAGCGATTTTGCGCTTGAGTTTGGAATGTTTAGAAACCGTTTATCCGGTTCTGTTGAATTTTTTAACCGCCAGTCGAGCAATCTTTTATTCAGAGTTCCGCAAGCCCCGGATGCAGGGCTTACCTACGCCTACCAAAATGCCGGCAGCATGTATAACCGCGGGGTGGAGCTTACCATTAACGGACAGCCTGTAAAGATCAAGGATTTTACATGGAGCCTGGGCTTTAATACGACTTATCTGAAAAATAAAATAACAGAATTGCCCATTGACCCCTATAATGAAAATGTATTCAGGATAGAAAAGGGGCATTCCCGTTATGAATTTTATCTGAGGCAATGGGCAGGAGTTGACCCTGCTACCGGCAGCAGCATTTATGTTCCCGAAGCGGAAGTGCTCAATGCCTACTTGAATGAACCGGATCCTGCTAAGCGGTCTGCATCTATTGTAAACGTAAACGGAAAATATTATACAACAAAGGTAGCCGAAGCGCTTTACGACTGGTCCGGGGTTTCTATGCCTGCTTTTTCGGGCGGTATCAATACCGGTTTTTCATGGAAGGGCTTAACGCTGACCCTTTTGTTTAACTATCAGTTAGGGGGCAAGATGTATGATATAGGCTACAGTAATTTAATGACCGGCCCGTCTGGCTCAGCGCTCATTGGCTCTACAAGGCATGTAGATATTTTAAACCGCTGGCAAAAACCGGGAGACATTACGAATGTGCCCCGCCTGGAAGACTTTTCAGACCCTGATCTGAATGCGGCTACTTCTACCCGGTGGTTAATAAGTTCTGATATGTTAGAGCTGGCCAATATTACACTGGGCTATGATATACCAAAAAGGATCCTTGATAGATACAAAGCGCAGGGCCTTAAAATCTATGCCTCTGCCGACAATGCGTTCCTGGCTACAAAACGCCAGGGGGTATATCCCCGCCGGAATATTTTTTCAGGCTATAGCAGCAATGTTGATGTATACCTGCCGTCAAGGGTATTTACATTAGGATTAAATCTAACTTTTTAA